ctcctctctcaggTTGAAGTGTCCCCTGCGGAGCACCAACAAGCGCTTCCTCCTCAACACCCTGCGCTCCACCGGCCTGCAGCGGCGCACCGGTGAGCCCAAGCACGGACACTCCACCAAGAGAGGGCGCCTGAGAAGCGAGTCCCCGCACAGAAGCCGCGACCGCAGCAGAACACCCCCCAGAGATCAGAGGAGCAAAGGAGGCCACACGGACCATAAACACCATCACAGAGACAGCTGCAATAACAAAGATAAGAAGcaggacagagacaaagacaggagTTACAGGCACAAAGACAACAGAGACCGGAGACATGGGAGAAATGGccgagacagagacaaagacagacttCATGAATAAAGACTTCTGTCCAGGGGAGGAACTCTGGTTTTACAGAGGCCACTCCCTGTACAGGCAGCCCAGAGGTGGACACTACTGAAACTGCTCTCTGACTGGCTAACGCACCTCACAGACTTGCTGCTGGCAGACTGAAGAGACATTTGTCCAGCTGATGGAGAGTGTTCTTCTTCGATAGTAGATTACTGACACTTTTATGTACAGCCATTTTTATAGTTCGTGAGGTTCATTTGGTTCCCTTAACCTGGTAATGAAGCCAGCAGCCAAGATGATATCTTTCCTTCTGATTTTACACTTAAGATAAGTGAATAAACAAGTGGCCATTTTAGTCCAGGAAATCCCAAGGAACTTTTTTTTAGACACATGTTCACACCACATGACTCATGGTTTGGTGTAATTCTGTTTCACCTACAGTAGAGGAGGTTTGATTCCAATTAAAGTGTCATTACCATTCTTCTGTCATTATTCACCAGCCATGATGTTTACATAAGCCGTGCTGCTGTCGCCACTGGGTAAGCACATTTTATCGCGTCCaactttttttgacatgtgTACACCGGCTATCAGAAATGCTTTTGTTTgtggaaggagaaaaaaaaagtcttgttttcCTGACACTCCTACATGTGTCCTGTGATCAAGTGTCTCGGATTAGTGGTCATTAACAACAATAACTTTattgtagtaataataataatactaactGTTGAGTGACTCAGCTCATACATTTTGGATTTCTGCATGTTTTAGTGGGCTCACTGGGATTTCATGACGACAGATGGGCATGTGCTCAAGCGTTCAATGTGTTGCTGTTTATATCTTCACCATCCATTTAGCccgtctcagtgtgtgtgagctcacaCCCCTTTATTGTTCCACACACAGCTTTTTAAAAACGTGGCATCTGTCATTCTCCTTGGTCACAGATCTGCTATATCTGCATTTAAGATGCATTATTCCTCGCTGAAGCCATTACGCCAAATTCTGCCCGTTAAAATGCGTTTAACGCCTCTCATGCTCCATAAATCACATTGTCCATCTCCACTGTAGTGGGGAAATCGCTCGGGTTAACTGTTTCCTTCCTGTTTGAAACaatgatcaaatataaacaccATTAAGGCATAGTGCAGGGGGTGATTTGTATAGAATTGGTTTACTTGAACTTTATTGCGCCGCCGAGTGCCCCATTAAGATACCGTGGAAAGTGCCATAATTGCTTTTGAAGAACTCTGTGCAAATAGTAAGTATTGATGCACACTATCAGGGTAAAAGCCCCGCCGTGCTGCACAGTTTACATGAAAAATAGGTAAATCACTCCCATCATGTGCCAGAGGCTCCAAATGTCGCGTAAAGGCGCACATGAGCTCGCGGGTTGTGGAGACACGCTCCACACGCACGCCCCGTTAATTGAGTTCTGTTGCTCACTCCAGCCTTAATTGGTTTACCAGGAGAGCTGCGGTTTAATGGGGCGGACACACACCTGCTGAAGGCTAATGGCCAGCAAACATGGCGAGAGTGCAGCGGCTGTGTGTTTGTCACCGCCGAGGGCCGCTCGCGCAGGGCCCACGCGCGCTAAATGGTGTTAAATGATGCATTTGCAGAAGTGTAATGGGTCCATTTTAAAAGTCAGAAAGGTGtagacaaatgaaaaaaaaggttgtgAAAATAGACCATGGTGTTTGAGCTTCTCACCCGAGTTTCCAAGACAACTGTGTCTCCATCCAGGTCTCTTATCTGGCAGGTCAACCAATGTTTGCGCCCATACATATCGATTAATCAGCCGCAGAGCGCACACCAGAGATAAATCCATATAAATTGTCAATGACACATTGTTTGAGAACAACCCTACAAGTCCTGCAAGAGTGACATGTTTTTTTCGTCTGCTCCAGACCATTAAGGACCTGTTTTCTGGAGGCAGACTCACCTGTTCCCTTGCAGCTGTAGGGGCAAACACAGGTGGGTGCCAGGTAAACGTTGCGGTATTTACAGAGTGGCATTGATTTACGCGGCTGTTCTGTTCAATTTACTGAAAAATCCCACAAGCTGGAAACTGAGTCTATAGGTCTGCAAACAGTGAAACCAATGGCTTTGGCGCTGCACAGTCACATGGTGGCAGAGTGACACACCTGTGTGGAGCCGTGAGGGCCTTGCAGTTGCGccagagacaggtggagcagaAGGTCCACGCCGAGGCAGGGCGCAGGTACGGTACATGTTGCGGGTCCTCGGAAGCCATGAATCGGGAAGATCATTATTACCCTTCTCAGGTTTTTAAAGACTCCTGTGCCTACCAGAGATCACAGGGGGAGGACTACAGCCACAGCCCGCCGCCCTGCCTGTATATGAGCAGGCAGGTGCACTCTGTCTACACACCGCCGTCCATGGGAGCCTTGGAGCCGGCCAGCCTTCCTGACATTGCCCACTCTTACAGTCTACCCATGCGGGAGGATCCAGGTGTGCCTCAGCTCCACCATCCTCAGgggctccagcagcagcagcagcagcctctcctGCCTGCCGCAGGGTATGAAGACACGGGGGAGCAGAGCAGATACCACCTCCCTTTCCCTTGGATGAAAACCACGAAATCTCACTCACACACCTGGAAGGGACAGTGGGCAGGTAACTCCTCCAAACCGCCACATATCACAGAATCATGCGTGTAAGATCACTTTACTGAATCTGCTTCTCAAATCAGCAAATACAGGCACAGTTTTGTTTACAGCTGTAGTCATAGCATTAACACGAGTTTCATCTGACTCTTTCTGAGGCCTATAATGACATCATGCTCCCAACAATATGATCCTGGGTGTTTCAGTTTACCTTGTCACTCAATTTGTAAAAGGCCCGGAAGGTCAGCGCTGGCTTTTATCAGGGCTTATCGTCACAAAAATGTGGGTTTTGTCTTTACAAAACATAatcacaaatggccctatcttaAACCATCAATAGGCTGTATAGGTCTATAGAGCAGGGCCATAATAGGCCGTTAAAACACCAGAATACACCACAATCTGTTTTCATGGCTGTAGGCCGGGTAATATGACAAAAAGATcttttatattaaaatgaattgtTTGACTTTAGAATTTAATTATGAATAATTTGGACTCAATTAGACTATACAATAATCTTTAATAATATGCCTATATAAGTTTGTTTTCAAATGAGCGCTCCAGAGAAAAACGTGAACGCACCACACCACTAAGTTTCTTCGGCTTCTCATGACTTTTGTCATATCAGAGAAAAGTTTCAGCCGGTTGTACATATGTTTATTCCGCGTTACTAATTTgatataaaactttttttaaaaaaactcattAGTTCCGTGTTGACTACAGGATCCTCTCCTGTGACACTGCGGCCTACTTTGGGTACATTTTACGCACAGTTGTTGTGACTGGTTATTATAGTGTACTAAAGATATGTCAATGACTTTTAAAATTAGATAGCACAATTCCATTGAATTTAAGTTTTGGAATGGACAAGGTGACACGAAGAGGCTGGCATGCGAAAACTACAAAGCTAATAAAGTGGACGCCAAGGGTCAAAGCTGTCATTCGTCGTGCTTTGATAGATAGACATTTATACTGTCAGTGGtttacattcacaaaaatggTTGCAATTAAATCTATAATTATCTGACCTACCTAAAGACTAATTAAAAATATGACTAAACTATAAATTACTGCTTTGGCATAGTcccaaatttaaatttaaatttgaattcaaCACAAAAAGACATTTCTAGAAGgaaagaaatatatttttgtcattGTCTCAGAGATTAGCACCTGTCTGTCCCGCTACAGATACTACACTAGCTGAGCGTTTTGATTTGAGGTTTGTAAAGAGCAACATTTTAAAGCCAGTGACGCATGAATAGAAATACGAACTGCATAATGTAGGCTAGGCTGATATATTTAGGTCTACTCACACTATAAAAATGATTCTGgaataaatatttttgtcatggTTGCCTTGATTGTTGATATGTGATATGGTGACATTTTGAGGCTGTCAGTGAGATATAGGTCAATCCTGAACTGGGTGAATTCACCAAACGGTGGTTCTCATCAGGTTTAGGACTTCAGGGAATCAGGATCCTGAAAAACTGGCGCAATTTGGTGACTTTatagcctttaaaatgttactTGTTTCACCGTTGTCTTCTAAAACTATAGAGGAAAAAACATTCCGTGAACGTCTCAGCGACTAAACCACATCAAAATGATCTCAAATCTCAGATATCAAATAAACTTATCTATCAATATTTGTAGCATCTATTCACTGGTATGACTTCAAATTAAATGTCACAGCTGGGAATATTATGTTTTGTTCACAGTAAGAGGAAACAACAATTTGCAACCACAGTTTATCCAAAATCTTAAACTCCAACGTAATTTACAACATAATCTTGGGAAGAAATGGAATTAAAAACAATAGATTTCCACGAGAACAGCTTTAGTGTGTCCTCAAATCACCTGTTGATCCCAAATTTCAACTTGGATTATGATATAATGCGTATTTTTTTGGGTAAACCTCAAATATTCTAATTGTGAGTTCCCTTTGACATTACAAGTGAATAAGTGTTTATTTTACCGGCTATCTGAAGACAAATATGCACTGTGGTTTCTGCAGCTACCTGCTGGAGAGGTCAGAATCTAACCCATGCACTTCTAATAAGCCCTATCAGTAGGCTATAtagttaattaaaaataaattctcCCTTTATGATaattaataaaatgcatttagTGACTTTACTTGAGATTTTTTCAAATAAGTAAATAACAAACTTTCAAATGCCTTTAATAAAATGATTTCCTTGTCTCCAGGACCGTACGTGATGGCAGAATCAGAGGAGAACAAGCGCACGAGGACAGCCTACACGCGCGCCCAGCTGCTGGAGCTCGAGAAGGAGTTCCTGTTCAACCGCTACATCTCCAGGCCGCGGCGCGTGGAGCTGGCGCTGACCCTCAGCCTCACCGAGCGCCACATCAAGATCTGGTTCCAGAACCGGCGCATGAAgtggaagaaggaggaggacagaCGGAGAGCGAGGGGGGCCGACCCGGACCAGGACTCCTCCATCAGCTCCGGGGACCAGGGGGAGGCCGCGGGAGGGGTCACCTCCAGCTCACCTCCTGTTTCCCCGCTGCACGGTCACTCCCTATCTGCAGCTGGGGCCAGAGAGCCCGCATAGACCTGCAGGAGGTCCTCGGGACTTTAACTCATACTGAGGCGGGTTTCTTTATTGTAGAGACTTTAAATCCACATTTGAGAGGATTTTTTGTAGGAGTCCTTTAAGATTCATGTTAATAATGGAGAGTGAAACCTGAAAGTCTCTCATAGAGTTGTGGTATTAAAATAAAGTGCTCATTTTCCGGGACCCCCTTTGAACTTTCTCAAGGACCATCTAGACTCCTGTTGGATACACCTGTCTGTCATTTGCTGGACTGGAGGGACCTATCTTCACCATTTCTTCGTGCGTGTTTTGGGGCTTTCTGTGCACCAGATGGCATGCTGAGATAACCAAATCATGCGGGACAAGAGGCTACAACATGGATGCAGTTGCACAAACTGTTCAACTTTTacaatgtgttgtttttcaccTACACTACAAAAAAACTTATTAATGTACATATGCGTAATATGACTATTTACAACATTTTCCATGTCcaaatgtatatatttaagGCAGCATGTAAATTGTTAAATTAGAATCAACACATATTTTATTGCAGAATTCATTGTACAGTATGG
This is a stretch of genomic DNA from Epinephelus fuscoguttatus linkage group LG21, E.fuscoguttatus.final_Chr_v1. It encodes these proteins:
- the si:ch211-140b10.6 gene encoding protein POLR1D-like, which produces MAEDNELEKRAVEELLKETDRARERAETMGPAGWLKCPLRSTNKRFLLNTLRSTGLQRRTGEPKHGHSTKRGRLRSESPHRSRDRSRTPPRDQRSKGGHTDHKHHHRDSCNNKDKKQDRDKDRSYRHKDNRDRRHGRNGRDRDKDRLHE
- the pdx1 gene encoding pancreas/duodenum homeobox protein 1: MNREDHYYPSQVFKDSCAYQRSQGEDYSHSPPPCLYMSRQVHSVYTPPSMGALEPASLPDIAHSYSLPMREDPGVPQLHHPQGLQQQQQQPLLPAAGYEDTGEQSRYHLPFPWMKTTKSHSHTWKGQWAGPYVMAESEENKRTRTAYTRAQLLELEKEFLFNRYISRPRRVELALTLSLTERHIKIWFQNRRMKWKKEEDRRRARGADPDQDSSISSGDQGEAAGGVTSSSPPVSPLHGHSLSAAGAREPA